One part of the Engraulis encrasicolus isolate BLACKSEA-1 chromosome 17, IST_EnEncr_1.0, whole genome shotgun sequence genome encodes these proteins:
- the LOC134467145 gene encoding 5-hydroxytryptamine receptor 7, whose amino-acid sequence MKPSFTKEPVQELVMTAMTSEVMDLGLLHVQDTTASTTFTTSSPMENETSCGEHILNYGHLEKMVIGVILTLLTFLTICGNLLVVMSVCFVKKLKQPSNYLIVSLAIADLSVAVAVMPFVSITDLIGGQWIFGRVFCNVFIAMDVMCCTASIMTLCVISVDRYMGITKPLTYPVRQSGRCMARMVLSVWLLSASVTLPPLFGWAQNVNDGRVCLISQDLGYTVYSTAVAFYIPMAVMLFTYYRIYRAAKVSAAKHTIAGFPRAEARRRSSGGVGSDCVAVVLKLQREAEECASFSRLLRSDRKNLSIFRREQKAAATLGVVLGAFSVCWLPFFVLSTARPFVCGAEVACSCVPLWLERVLLWLGYTNSLVNPFIYAFFNRDLRTTYHNLIRCRYRNINRKLSAASMHEALRLTAADHHHHHHHKPHAVL is encoded by the exons ATGAAACCCTCTTTCACCAAGGAGCCAGTGCAGGAACTCGTTATGACTGCTATGACTTCGGAAGTGATGGACCTGGGTCTACTGCATGTGCAAGACACGACCGCTTCAACAACTTTCACAACTTCCAGCCCAATGGAGAACGAGACGAGTTGCGGAGAGCACATCCTAAACTACGGACACTTGGAGAAGATGGTCATAGGAGTCATCCTCACTCTGCTCACTTTCCTCACCATCTGCGGGAATTTACTGGTCGTCATGTCAGTGTGTTTCGTGAAGAAGCTCAAACAGCCGTCCAACTACCTCATCGTGTCTCTGGCTATTGCGGACCTGTCGGTAGCCGTGGCTGTCATGCCGTTTGTCAGCATCACCGACCTTATCGGGGGCCAGTGGATATTTGGCCGGGTCTTCTGCAACGTGTTTATCGCCATGGATGTGATGTGCTGCACGGCGTCCATCATGACCCTTTGTGTGATCAGTGTTGACCG CTACATGGGCATCACCAAGCCGCTGACCTACCCGGTGCGCCAGAGTGGGCGGTGCATGGCCCGCATGGTGCTCTCCGTGTGGCTGCTATCGGCGTCCGTCACACTGCCGCCGCTGTTCGGCTGGGCGCAGAACGTGAATGACGGGCGCGTGTGCCTGATCAGCCAGGACCTGGGCTACACCGTCTACTCTACCGCCGTGGCCTTCTACATCCCCATGGCCGTCATGCTCTTCACCTACTACCGCATCTACCGCGCCGCCAAG gtcAGCGCTGCCAAGCACACCATTGCCGGATTCCCAAGGGCGGAGGCA CGTCGTCGGAGCTCGGGGGGCGTGGGCTCGGACTGCGTGGCGGTGGTGCTGAAGCTCCAGCGCGAGGCGGAGGAGTGCGCCAGCTTTTCCCGCCTGCTCCGCAGCGACCGCAAGAACCTCTCCATCTTCCGCCGCGAGCAGAAGGCGGCCGCCACGCTGGGAGTGGTGCTGGGGGCCTTCAG CGTGTGCTGGCTGCCGTTCTTCGTGCTGTCGACGGCGCGTCCGTTCGTGTGCGGTGCGGAGGTGGCGTGCAGCTGCGTGCCCCTGTGGCTGGAGCGCGTGCTGCTGTGGCTGGGCTACACCAACTCGCTGGTCAACCCCTTCATCTACGCCTTCTTCAACCGCGACCTACGCACCACCTACCACAACCTCATCCGCTGCCGCTACCGCAACATCAACCGCAAGCTGTCCGCCGCCAGCATGCACGAGGCCCTGCGCCTCACCGCGGccgaccatcaccaccaccaccatcacaagcCCCACGCCGTGCTCTAG